The Candidatus Bathyarchaeota archaeon genomic interval GCGCATCGGAGAAATTAAAATGCCAAAATGGGGATACTCAATAACGGAAACACTTGATCCAGAAAAAACAGCGAAAGCCAGCGGCAGAGAACTTAAGGTATCCCATAAAGCAGCACGCGAAGTCTGCAAAGCCGTCAAAGGCATGACGCTGACCCAATCCAAAGAATTCCTACGCGATGTGTTGGCAAAGAAAAAACCTGTGCCTTACACACGCTACATCAAGAAATTGGGCCACAAAGGCGGCATGCAAAAACGTTTCGTCGGCAGATACCCCATTAAAACCGCTGAACAAGTCCTCACTGTAATTCAAGCTGCCCAAGCTAATGCAGAAAACAAAGGCTTAGACGTTGACCGTCTACGTGTTATGCACGCAGCTGCATATCCAGGCATGAAACTCAAGCGTTACACGCCCAGAGCCCACGGCAGAGCTTCACCAAAATATGATATAACCACACATGTCGAAATCGTCCTCGACGAGAAACCGACTCAAGGAGAGCAGTAAATGAGCATTGTAAAACGTTTTATAACAGAATCCATCAAACGAACAGAAATTGATGAATTTTTACAGAAAAAGCTTGAACGCGCAGGATACGGTGGAGTAAACATCTCAAAAACCCCTCTGGGTACCCACGTCGTTATCTACGCTATGCGTCCCGGCTTAGTCATCGGCAGAGGCGGAGAAACCATCAAAGAACTTGCTGCAGCCCTTGATCAAAACTTCAAAGTAACCAATCCTCAAATATCTGTTTCAGAAATTGAGGTTCCCGAATTCAACGCTCACGTAATCGCTAACCGCGTTGCTTCAGCGTTGGAGAGAGGTGTTCACTTTAGGCGAGCAGGTTTCTGGGCACTCAACCAAGTTATGGAAGCAGGCGCCTTGGGCGCTGAAATCGTTATCAGCGGAAAACTAACCACTGAACGAGCTCGCTTCGAAAAGTTCCGTGCAGGTCACTATCCAATCGTCGGCGAACCAGCATTACGTGCTATGAAAACCGCCGAGGTCCATGTCCAACTAAAACCTGGAATGATAGGCGTCCGCGTCAAAATTATGCCTCCAGACGCATATTTCCCTGACAAAGTCAAGATCCTTGAAGCTGTGCCTGAAGAGGAACCTGAAATTGTCACTCAAACCGAAGCTGCACCAGCCCCCGCGCCAGCAGAACAAGCTCCACCAGCAGAGCCCAAGCCTGAACCAGAAGTTCAAGCCCCCGCAGTAGCTGAAGAGCCAAAACCTGAAGCTAAAGCTGAACCTGCACCCGAATCAAAACCTGAGGAGAAACAGTAAGATGGCAATTATGAGAATAAAAGAGATTGAAGCTCTCTCTGTTCAAGACCGCGAATACAAACTGGTCGATTTACGCGCTGAATTAGCTCGTATACGAACCATGGTGAACGCAGGCGGCGCAATCGAAGACCCCACAAGAATTCGGGCAATACGCAAAACCATCGCACAAATATTAACAGTGCAAAACGAAACCAAAATGGGTCTACGCAAAGCTCCCAAAGAACCTGAAAAGAAAGAAAAAGCCAAAAAAACCAAAGCTAAACAAACCACTGAGGAGCCCGCAACCCAATGATAATAACTCCTGACATTATCCGATACGAATTCATCGGCGCCCACGCCCAAGTCGCAAAAAGTCTTCACCGTGACTACATCGGTGTCGGCGGTCAAGTGATCGGCGAAACCAAGAACACATTCACCTTCCAAAACGAAGGCAAAACTCGAAGTGTAATCAAGGAATCCGCTATCTTTAACTTCCAATTTGACGATGGAACAATCGTCGAGATTGACGGTAAACTTTTAGTCGGCAGATCGGAAGATCGCCTCAAAAAAAGCGTAAAGAGGTTATGGTAACATGTCAATGACTTTCAAGCAACCCAAAAAGACCTGTGACGACCGTAACTGTCCATTCCACGGTGAACTATCAATTCGCGGCCGTGTATTGGAAGGCGTCGTCAAATCATCCAAGATGGACAAAACCGTAATCGTTGACCGAGAATTCATGCAATTCTCCTCCAAGTTCGTACGTTACGAACGTCGACGCGGACATATCCCATCACACAACCCCCCATGCATCGACGTTAAGGAAGGCGACCGCGTGAAAATCGTGGAATGCCGACCAATCAGCAAAACAGTCTCGTTTGTTGTTGTAGAAAAGCTAGGAGAGGAACGCTAAAATGTGTGCTGCGAAGGCAAAGCAAAGAGCCCTAACCGCAAAAGGTATGCTCTCTCACGGACAAAAAATCAGCCGTGGACTCCTTGCAGGCTCTGAAATGAAATGCGCAGATAACACTGGCGCTCGCGTCTTGCGTTTAATCCAGGCCATGGGTTACAAAGGCAGACTACGCCGATACCCCTCAGCAACAGTCGGTGACAAAGTCACTGTATCTGTTCGTCAAGGCTCTCCAGATATGCGCAAAAAAATCTTCCAAGCAGTCATCGTTCGCCAAAGAAAATCTTTCCGACGCATCGATGGTGTCTGGGTACAATTTGAAGATAACGCAGCAGTCATTATCACTCCTGAAGGCGAAATGAAAGGCTCCGAAATCCGCGGGCCAGTTGCAAGAGAAGCAGCTGAAAGATGGCCCCGTATTGCAAGTGCCTCCAGCATAATAGTATAGGTGTAAAATATGCAAACCACTAATCGTGTAAAGAATCCGCGCAAACAGCGCAAAATGGTTTTCAATGCTCCGGCTCACTTACGCCACAAAATGATGGCGGCGCCTCTCTCCACTGAGCTTGCCGCTTCTCGAGGCGCAAAAACCATGCCCGTACGGAAAGGCGACACCGTTCGCATTCTCCGTGGCGACAACAAAGGCTTCGAAGGTAAAGTTTCACGTGTTGACCTCAAAACATACCGAATCTACATTGAAGGTTTAACACGGGAAAAAGTGGACGGAACAAACATTTTCCTCCCAGTTCATCCCTCTAAAGTCCAGATACGCAACCTCAACTTGGACGATAAATGGCGCAAAAACATCCTCTCACGCAAACAGGCTCCTGAGAAACCAACAAAAGAAGACAAAGCCAAAGCAAAAGCCGCAAAGAAAGCAGCCAAAAAAGCTGAGGAACCTGTAGAGGAAGAAGCCGCTCCAGAAGAAGTCGAAGAAGTTGCCTCTGAAGAAGAAGCCCCTGAAGAGACCGCTGCAACCGAAACAGAAGAACCAAAAGCAGCACCTAAAGGGCGAACCAAAAAAACCTCTAAAGGAGACCAATAAGTATGGGTAAAAAAGGAAAAACTGCAAGGCTGAAACGTAAGCCAGCACCAGCATTCTGGCCAATTCACCGCAAAGAATTACCGTGGGTAGCAAAACCTTCCTCAGGTTCACATTCACTGGAGAACTGCCTGCCCCTAACCCTTGTCTTACGTGACATTTTAGGTGTAGCTCAAACAAGAAAAGAAGGTCAACTAATCTTAGCTCAAGGCAAAGTCTTGGTTAACGGTAAAGTCCGCAAAAAAGACGATAGCCCAGTTGGCTTAATGGATGTCATATCCATGCCTGACATGAACGCTTACTACCGCGTTTTGCCTTCACACAAAGGATTAGTTCTCTCAGCAATCAGCAAAGAGGACTCCGCTGCAACCCTCTGCAGAGTAGATGACAAAACCGCTGTCCATAACGGCGTCCAAATTGCTCTCCACGACGGTTCCAACATGCTAATCAAAATCGCTGACCCCAAAAACCCCATTGAAGTCACTTACGAAACATTCGACATCCTAAAAATCACGCTCCCAGAGAAACAAGTTGTTGCAACCTTGAAAACCAAAGAGGGCAACTTAGCAGTTATCACTGGCGGAAAAAACATCGGCAAACAAGGTAAAATCGTCGAAATAGAAAAGACTGAAGCTAAGAAACGTCGGCAAGCCCTAGTTGTCATTGAAGACGCACAGGGTCAACGTTACCAAACTATCCTAGACTTCGTTTTCTCAATCGGTGAAACCGCGCCGATCATCAAAACCTTGGAGGAATCTGTAGTTGTCTGAGGACGAAGCATTCATTCAATCTTGGGAAGATCACCCGATGCGTAAGCCACGTATCGAAAAGGTTGTTGTCAACCTCAACGTTGGCAAGTCAGGTGAACCCCTAGAAAAAGCTAACCGTGTACTCAAAGAAATCACCGGTCAAACCCCCGTTAAAAAGAAAGCCAAAAAAACCATCCGAGACTTCGGTATCCGTGAAGGAGAATCCATCGCTGTCGTCGTAACCCTGCGCAAACAACCCGCACTTGACTTCCTCAAAAAAGTCTTGCCTGTTGTTGACAACAAGGTTTCAAAACGCGCTTTTGATGACCGGGGAAACTTTGCTTTCGGCCTCAAAGAACACATCGACATTCCCGGCGTAAAATATGACCCTGAAATCGGCATCTTCGGTATGGATGTCTGCGTAACCGTCAACCGCCCAGGTCAACGCATAAAGATTCGCAAACGCGCCAGTACACCGGTTGGTCCAAAGCACCTCTTAACACCCGAAGAATCAATCGTCTTCGTGAAACAAACTCTAGGAGTCGAAATCGTCTAAAAGAGTGTGAATGTATGGGAAAACAGCAAGTTAAGAAAGAACGAAAATACGGCAAAGGTTCACGTCCATGTGTAAGATGCGGATCGTATGGTCCAGTCATCAGACGTTACGATTTATATTTATGCAGGACATGTTTTAGAGAGGCCGCACCGAAATTAGGATTCAAAAAATATGAGTAGGAGCTAAAAGAAGAACAATGGACACTTTAACGAATGGTTTGGTAACCATCATAAATAACGAGACACGCAACAAACGCGAATGCATCATTAGCCCTGCCTCTAAACTTTTGGGGCGTGTCCTACGCATCATGCAACTTAACGGTTACATAGGCGAATTCGAATTCATAGACGATGGTCGCCAAGGCAAATTCAAAGTCCAACTCCTCGGAAGAATAAACAAATGTGGCTCTGTGAAACCACGTTTCGCAGTAAAATCCACAGAATACGAGGATTGGGAAAAGAAATTCCTGCCATCACGCGACGTCGGCATTATGGTTGTTTCAACATCCAAAGGCGTCATCGCGCACAAGGATGCTGAAGAGAAAAACGTTGGAGGAAGGCTTTTAGCCTTCGTGTACTAAGGAGAGTAACTTTATGCGGCTTCCAGAAATAACAAAAATTGTTCAAGTTCCCGACGACGTAAACGTAACTGTAGCCAATAAGAAAGTTACCGTCAAAGGTGCAAAGGTTTCCTTAACCCGCGACTTCTCCTATGTGTCAATCGCCATTGAAAGCGAAGGCAAAAACGTACGCATCTCCGCTAAATGGCCCCGCAAAAAAGAAGCCGCCCTTGTAGGAACCATCTACTCCCACATAAACAACATGATTGTAGGAGTAACAAAAGGCTACACGTACAAAATGAAAATCGTGTTCTCCCACTTCCCAATAACCGTGAAACTCCAAGGCAGAAACGTCTTGATTGAAAACTTCACTGGCGAACGCAGACCCCGACTCGTAAAAATCTTAGGCGACGTAAAAGTCAAAATCGAAACCGACGACATCATCATATCTGGCAACAATCTTGAAGAAGTCAGCCAAACCGCAGCAAACATCGAACAATCCACTAAAGTCAGACGAAAAGACCCCCGTGTCTTCCTTGACGGCATCTACGTATTTGAAAGAAATGAAGGAATGGCATAATGACCGAAAAGAAATCCTCACCCTCACGCAAAGCACTCCGAATCAGAGAACGCTCACGCAACAAGAAACCCAAGTTTGTACGTGCAGAAAGCTGGCGGTTCGACCGCTTCAGCACATCCTGGCGTAGACCTCGTGGGTTAGACAACAAAATCCGCCGAAAAATCCTAGGTTGGCCTCCAGGACCCAGTATGGGTTATAAAGGACCAAAAGTCGCCCGATATCTGCATCCATCAGGTTACAAGGAAGTCCTTGTTTACAACGTAGAAGACCTCGCCAAGATCGATGTTGCCACCCAAGCGGCACGCATAGCACACACTGTTGGCAAACGAAAGCGCGCTGATATTGTTGCGAAAGCCGAAGAGCTCAACATTAAAATCTTGAACGTTCCAATCTCCGAGGAAGAAACCGAAGAGGTTGAAGAAGAGGAAACTGAAGGCGAAGAAACCGCGGAAGAAGCCAAAGAAGCTGAAGAAACCGAAACCGAAGAAACGGAAGAAGCGCCTGAAGAGAAACCCAAAAAAGAAAAGAAACCCGCCAAAGAAACAAAAAAGAAAGAAGAAAAAGCGGTAAAATCTAAAGCTAAACCCAAAAAGGGAGACAAGAAACAATGACAAACTTATCTGGTCAAAGACGCCTAGCCGCGCAGATTCTCAAAGTTGGCCAAAACCGCGTTTGGATAGATCCCCTACGCATGGACGACGTTGAAGGCGCAATTACACGTGAAGAAGTCCGAAAACTCATTCACGAGAGAGCTATAGTTTCTTTGCCTGTGGTAGGCGTTAGCCGCTCAAGAGCTAAATCTATTCAAGGCAAAAAGCGTCAGGGTAGACGTAGCGGACCTGGCAGCGTTACAGGTGCGAGTTTTGCAAGACTTACCCAGAAACAAGCTTGGATGCTCAAGATTCGTTCATTACGCCGCAAGCTCCGTGAACTCAAAGCAAGCCGCGTCATAACTGAAGACACCTATACTATATATTATAGGATGGCTGGCAGTGGTCGCTTTGACTCTATCGCTGACTTGGAACGTAACTTAAAAGAACATGACCTATGGAGGAAACGTTAGATGGCAAAAAGTAGCAATTACCGAGTACAACTCAGACGCAGACGGGAAGGCAAAACCGATTATCAAGCCCGCAAAGCTATGGTAATTTCCGGCATACCCCGACTCGTTACCCGCGCATCAATCCGCAATGTAACCGCCCAAATAATAATCGCAAAAGCCACGGGCGACCAAGTCTTAGCTGCAGCTAACAGCCGCGAACTTGTAAAGAACTTCGGTTGGAAAGCCTCCACAGGTAACATCCCCGCAGCTTACCTTACAGGTTTACTCTGCGGTCTGAAAGCCAAAACCAACGGCATAGAAAAAGCAATCCTTGACATAGGACTGGTTACTCCAACTAAAGGTCACCGAACCTTTGCAGTACTCAAAGGCGTCGTTGATGCAGGCGTTGAGATTCCCTACAGCGAAGAAAAAATCGTTAAGGAACGCATCCAAGGTACCCACATCTCTAAATATGCAAAAACTTTGGGTGTCGGCTCCGAGGAATATGCTGCAAAATTCTCAAAGTATGCTGCTGCAGGTGTTGCCCCTGAAAAGATGGGTGAGCACATCAGTAAAGTGAAAGCTGACCTGGTGGGTTCATTTAAAGGCGTAACAGTCGCTGTTGAAGAAGCTGCAGATGAGGAAGAGGAAGAAGAATTCGAGGAATTCGAAGAAGAACCCGAAGAAGCTCCAAAGCCCGCAAAAGCGAAGGCTTCCGCAAAAGAGAAAGCCTCCAAAGCTGAAGCTAAAGCAGCACCCAAAGAAAAAGTAACCAAAGAAAAAGCCGAAAAGGTTGCACCTAAAGAGAAAGCCGCTCCAAAAGAGAAGGCGTCCAAAGAAAAAGCGCCAAAAGAAAAGGCACCCAAGAAAGGTGAAAAGAAAGAATGAGTAACAGACAAAGAGATAGATCACGAGACAGCGAAAGAAGAGCCCAAAGCTTAGAACAATGGGTTCCAAAAACCCGCCTCGGTAAAATGGTTCAAGAAGGCAAAATAACAACCATCGAAGATGTCTTCCTTTCAGGCATAAAAATCAGTGAACCTCAAATCGTTGACTCCCTAATCCCTGACCTACAAGAAGAAGTCATTAACGTTAACCTAGTCCAGAAACAAACTGACGCAGGCGAAAAAAGCCGCTTCAAAGCAATCGTCGCAGTCGGAAACAGAGACGGCTACATCGGCTTAGGAAACGGAAAAGCTAGTCAAGTCCGCAACGCAATCGAGAAAGCAGCAGCAAACGCACGCCTAAACATCGTACCTGTAAAACGTGGATGCGGTAGTTGGGAATGCGGATGCGGCAAACCTCACTCAGTGCCCTTCCAGGTGGAAGGCAAATGCGGCGGGGTCCGTGTTGTTATCGTACCTGGTCCAAGAGGCTTAGGCTTGGTTTCCAGCGAAGTCGCCAAAGTCATCTTAGGCTTAGCCGGCGTAAAAGACCTCTGGATGCGAAGCTACGGCTCAACTCGAACTGTTCCATCATATGCCTGCGCAATCTTTGACGGCTTAACAAAAACCTACAACTTAATCACCACAACCGATTGGGTGAAGTAAAATGGCACAAAAATCTGAAGAATGCAAATGCATAGTCGCGGTTCGTGTTCGCGGAACCGTTAGTGCACACCGTGAAACACGCGAAACCCTTGACCTCCTTCATTTAGGTCACACCAACCACGCCATACTCATTGATGACCGCCCATCCTACAAAGGCATGCTTCAACGTGTAAGCAACTACGTAACTTGGGGTGAACCCACAAAAGAAACCGTGGCGTTTATGCTCCAGAAACGTGGACGGCTTGCAGGCGACAAAAAGTTCACCGACGAATACCTCCAGAAAGCCGGATTCCAAAGCATCGATGACCTCGCAGCAGCTCTTATCGCATGTAAAGTTCAATACAGCAAACTTCCCGATGTGGAACCACGCTTCAAGTTGCATCCGCCCAGCAAAGGCTACAAGGGTAAAACCAAGAAAGGCTTCAAAGCAGGCGGCGAAGCAGGCTACCGCGGCGAAGCTATCAACGAACTCGTCAACCGCATGGTTTAATCCAGCGGCTCAACTTTATTTTTTGTCTTTTTAGAATTCAGTTTTCTGTTACTATCTGCTATGTTTTCCTAAAAAAGGAAGAATTTAGTTTGTGTTTTCGAAGTTTGGTTCAAGTCTGCGGCTTTTGGGGAACACGATAGACTCGGCGATGTAATCTTTGTGTTTTGTGGGTTTTATTGTGCCTGCAAAGTTTTTCTTTGTGAGGTATGTTGCGATTGATTGTTTGGAGCGGTAGATGAAGGCGTAGTAGGAGCCTGATATGCCCATGAGGAATCCGCTAAACCATAGTGGCGCGACGAAAAAGAAGAAGTAAAAGTTCCATACGTCTACTGCGCCTATCAATGGTATATAGATGGGTGGTGGGTAGGTCATGTTGGTCCAGTAGAAGCAGCCCAACATGAAGTCTAGCGTGTTAAAGCCAAGGCCTGTCATGATGATGGCTACAAAGAATGCTGTGACTAATAGTAGGATGTGTTTTGGGGTTCGGTGGAAGTTGAGGAATGAGGACATGGCAAATCCGGTTGCTAAGCCTCCTATGGCTAAGGTGGCTAACCCAAAGATACTATACGCGTATTGGGCTTCCATAACAATGTAGTTGTTCATGTGCCACAAGAAAGTGGCGTCTTTGCCGTACCAGTCAGCGCCGATTACGACGCCGATGTAGAGGCTGTATAATAACATAATGACGCTTATGGTTAGCGTTATCCATAGGGCAATTCGTCCCCTCATGTTTCTCCCTTTCCGTCGTATGGTCATGCATCATTATTCTTTAAACGTTTCTGAAGAATAATATGAAATTCTCGCGCGTTTGTAAGATATCAAACGGTAACTTGTTGTGCATTTGATTTTTCTCATTATGCATTACAGGACAAATGTTTGATATCTTTACAACAAGCGTTAAATAAAACTTCAAGTACATCAGCCACGGTGAAAGCATGGATAAATGGGCTGATTACCTAATCTCTTCAGTACGTTCTGGCCCCACACCAAACCGCATCGACTGCGTCGAAGTGCACTCTGACTTCGGCTGCGTCGTTTGTGAAAACAAGATTCTCTCCCGCGCGGAAGTAATTGCTGACATCAAAAAAGGCACCCGATACGTAACCATCTTCAAAACGCCCATGGGTAAATGGCGCAGAGGCGAAACCGTTCACCTCGTCACCATCAACGGCGAAGAGTACCTAAGAATAGACGAAAACGAGGAAGCATCTGATAACTTCGAAAACACTCCCGAGTTCTAAGCGCACCTAGCTTACTCCATATTCAGGCTATGGGCTATTCAAATCAAGAAAGCCTTATACAATAAATCAGGTTGTCTTATTGGGGGAATCCTCTATTAGTTTAGAGCCCCGGCAAAAACAGAATCGAATAGTTTTAACCTGCGAATTAATCGGTATAGTTATCATCATAATCTTGGGGTCTCTTCTGCACTTCACTTATGAAGGGTCCGGCGGCAACTTGGTTGTCGGGGTTTTCTCGGCGGTTAACGAAAGCATTTGGGAACACCTCAAACTCGCCTTTTGGCCCACCATGCTCTACGCATTACTTGAGTATTTGCCCGTAAGGCGGTTTGTTCATAATTTTGTTTTAGCCAAAACTGTAGCCGTCTATGTGATGGTTTCCTTAATCCCTGCCATATTTTACACCTACACCCTCGTAACGGGGGAGAGTATTCTTGCGATAGACATTGCTTCCTTCATAG includes:
- a CDS encoding 30S ribosomal protein S4e, yielding MGKKGKTARLKRKPAPAFWPIHRKELPWVAKPSSGSHSLENCLPLTLVLRDILGVAQTRKEGQLILAQGKVLVNGKVRKKDDSPVGLMDVISMPDMNAYYRVLPSHKGLVLSAISKEDSAATLCRVDDKTAVHNGVQIALHDGSNMLIKIADPKNPIEVTYETFDILKITLPEKQVVATLKTKEGNLAVITGGKNIGKQGKIVEIEKTEAKKRRQALVVIEDAQGQRYQTILDFVFSIGETAPIIKTLEESVVV
- a CDS encoding ribonuclease P protein subunit, translated to MIITPDIIRYEFIGAHAQVAKSLHRDYIGVGGQVIGETKNTFTFQNEGKTRSVIKESAIFNFQFDDGTIVEIDGKLLVGRSEDRLKKSVKRLW
- a CDS encoding DUF3892 domain-containing protein, which translates into the protein MDKWADYLISSVRSGPTPNRIDCVEVHSDFGCVVCENKILSRAEVIADIKKGTRYVTIFKTPMGKWRRGETVHLVTINGEEYLRIDENEEASDNFENTPEF
- a CDS encoding DUF6512 family protein, with the protein product MGESSISLEPRQKQNRIVLTCELIGIVIIIILGSLLHFTYEGSGGNLVVGVFSAVNESIWEHLKLAFWPTMLYALLEYLPVRRFVHNFVLAKTVAVYVMVSLIPAIFYTYTLVTGESILAIDIASFIVAVVVGQLISYKLLISRAFDRKLNWVALFFLVFLAVVFVVFTFVPPQAALFQDPLTGTYGVSQ
- a CDS encoding 30S ribosomal protein S17 translates to MSMTFKQPKKTCDDRNCPFHGELSIRGRVLEGVVKSSKMDKTVIVDREFMQFSSKFVRYERRRGHIPSHNPPCIDVKEGDRVKIVECRPISKTVSFVVVEKLGEER
- the rpmC gene encoding 50S ribosomal protein L29, with product MAIMRIKEIEALSVQDREYKLVDLRAELARIRTMVNAGGAIEDPTRIRAIRKTIAQILTVQNETKMGLRKAPKEPEKKEKAKKTKAKQTTEEPATQ
- a CDS encoding 30S ribosomal protein S5, whose product is MSNRQRDRSRDSERRAQSLEQWVPKTRLGKMVQEGKITTIEDVFLSGIKISEPQIVDSLIPDLQEEVINVNLVQKQTDAGEKSRFKAIVAVGNRDGYIGLGNGKASQVRNAIEKAAANARLNIVPVKRGCGSWECGCGKPHSVPFQVEGKCGGVRVVIVPGPRGLGLVSSEVAKVILGLAGVKDLWMRSYGSTRTVPSYACAIFDGLTKTYNLITTTDWVK
- a CDS encoding 30S ribosomal protein S3, giving the protein MSIVKRFITESIKRTEIDEFLQKKLERAGYGGVNISKTPLGTHVVIYAMRPGLVIGRGGETIKELAAALDQNFKVTNPQISVSEIEVPEFNAHVIANRVASALERGVHFRRAGFWALNQVMEAGALGAEIVISGKLTTERARFEKFRAGHYPIVGEPALRAMKTAEVHVQLKPGMIGVRVKIMPPDAYFPDKVKILEAVPEEEPEIVTQTEAAPAPAPAEQAPPAEPKPEPEVQAPAVAEEPKPEAKAEPAPESKPEEKQ
- a CDS encoding 50S ribosomal protein L30, encoding MAQKSEECKCIVAVRVRGTVSAHRETRETLDLLHLGHTNHAILIDDRPSYKGMLQRVSNYVTWGEPTKETVAFMLQKRGRLAGDKKFTDEYLQKAGFQSIDDLAAALIACKVQYSKLPDVEPRFKLHPPSKGYKGKTKKGFKAGGEAGYRGEAINELVNRMV
- a CDS encoding 50S ribosomal protein L19e; amino-acid sequence: MTNLSGQRRLAAQILKVGQNRVWIDPLRMDDVEGAITREEVRKLIHERAIVSLPVVGVSRSRAKSIQGKKRQGRRSGPGSVTGASFARLTQKQAWMLKIRSLRRKLRELKASRVITEDTYTIYYRMAGSGRFDSIADLERNLKEHDLWRKR
- a CDS encoding 50S ribosomal protein L5; its protein translation is MSEDEAFIQSWEDHPMRKPRIEKVVVNLNVGKSGEPLEKANRVLKEITGQTPVKKKAKKTIRDFGIREGESIAVVVTLRKQPALDFLKKVLPVVDNKVSKRAFDDRGNFAFGLKEHIDIPGVKYDPEIGIFGMDVCVTVNRPGQRIKIRKRASTPVGPKHLLTPEESIVFVKQTLGVEIV
- a CDS encoding 50S ribosomal protein L6, translated to MRLPEITKIVQVPDDVNVTVANKKVTVKGAKVSLTRDFSYVSIAIESEGKNVRISAKWPRKKEAALVGTIYSHINNMIVGVTKGYTYKMKIVFSHFPITVKLQGRNVLIENFTGERRPRLVKILGDVKVKIETDDIIISGNNLEEVSQTAANIEQSTKVRRKDPRVFLDGIYVFERNEGMA
- a CDS encoding 30S ribosomal protein S8, translating into MDTLTNGLVTIINNETRNKRECIISPASKLLGRVLRIMQLNGYIGEFEFIDDGRQGKFKVQLLGRINKCGSVKPRFAVKSTEYEDWEKKFLPSRDVGIMVVSTSKGVIAHKDAEEKNVGGRLLAFVY
- a CDS encoding 50S ribosomal protein L22; the encoded protein is MPKWGYSITETLDPEKTAKASGRELKVSHKAAREVCKAVKGMTLTQSKEFLRDVLAKKKPVPYTRYIKKLGHKGGMQKRFVGRYPIKTAEQVLTVIQAAQANAENKGLDVDRLRVMHAAAYPGMKLKRYTPRAHGRASPKYDITTHVEIVLDEKPTQGEQ
- a CDS encoding 50S ribosomal protein L14 yields the protein MLSHGQKISRGLLAGSEMKCADNTGARVLRLIQAMGYKGRLRRYPSATVGDKVTVSVRQGSPDMRKKIFQAVIVRQRKSFRRIDGVWVQFEDNAAVIITPEGEMKGSEIRGPVAREAAERWPRIASASSIIV
- a CDS encoding 30S ribosomal protein S14, encoding MGKQQVKKERKYGKGSRPCVRCGSYGPVIRRYDLYLCRTCFREAAPKLGFKKYE